The window TCTTGCTTATGGGGTGGGGCTTCCCTGTAAATTAGCTAACCTACAACCCTAAAACCTTAAGCCAGGGCAACAGCCGATTCATGCCAACGCCCAACCGCTTTGCCAATCACAGACATATCTTGTACCAAGCGATCGAAGCGATCCGGTGTCAAGGATTGCGGGCCATCGGATAAAGCTTTGGCAGGATTAGGATGGACTTCAATCATCAAAGAATCAGCACCCGCCGCGATCGCCGCCAGTGCCATTGCCGGGACATACTCATAACGCCCCGTGCCGTGACTGGGGTCAATCATAATCGGTAAGTGAGTGAGCGATCGCAACACGGGCAACACGGCTAAATCCAGAGTATTCCGGGCATACTTCTGATCAAACGTGCGAATCCCCCGCTCACACAAAATCACATTCGGGTTCCCGGCTGCCAGAATATACTCCGCCGCCATCAACCACTCATCAATAGTGGAGGACATCCCCCGCTTCAGCAAAACCGGCTTCTCCTGCGCCCCAACTTTTTTCAGAAGGGCGAAATTCTGCATATTCCGGGCACCCACTTGCACCACATCCGCCACCTCAGCAATTTTCTCGACATCCGCCGTGTCCATCACTTCGGTGATAATGCCCAAGCCCGACTCTTCCCGCGCCGCTGCCAGTAAGCCCAAAGCGCTTTCCCCATGACCTTGAAACGCATAGGGGGATGTCCGAGGCTTATACGCACCTCCCCGCAGAAACTGGGCACCCGCCGCCTTAACCCGACGTGCCGTTTCCACGATCATGGCTTCATTTTCTACCGAACAAGGGCCAGCCACCAGTACCACGGGATGATGCTCCCCGAAATGAACCGGGCCATTGGGTGTTGACACAACCACATCACTGGCTTCTCCGTGCCGGAACTCGCGACTGGCACGTTTAAAGGGCTTCTCAACCCGCAGCACCTCTTCAATCCAGGGACTCATTTCCTGAATTTGCAGTGGGTCTAAATCCACCGTATCGCCCACAAGACCAATCACGACCTTG of the Allocoleopsis franciscana PCC 7113 genome contains:
- the aroF gene encoding 3-deoxy-7-phosphoheptulonate synthase — protein: MIVVMKMGAPEAEIERIDQELSEWGLTPEKIVGKHKVVIGLVGDTVDLDPLQIQEMSPWIEEVLRVEKPFKRASREFRHGEASDVVVSTPNGPVHFGEHHPVVLVAGPCSVENEAMIVETARRVKAAGAQFLRGGAYKPRTSPYAFQGHGESALGLLAAAREESGLGIITEVMDTADVEKIAEVADVVQVGARNMQNFALLKKVGAQEKPVLLKRGMSSTIDEWLMAAEYILAAGNPNVILCERGIRTFDQKYARNTLDLAVLPVLRSLTHLPIMIDPSHGTGRYEYVPAMALAAIAAGADSLMIEVHPNPAKALSDGPQSLTPDRFDRLVQDMSVIGKAVGRWHESAVALA